From the genome of Triticum aestivum cultivar Chinese Spring chromosome 3B, IWGSC CS RefSeq v2.1, whole genome shotgun sequence, one region includes:
- the LOC123066708 gene encoding GPI-anchored protein LLG1 has protein sequence MALTRGFIFLFPVAVLAGLAFASASPLMSDSVLQASTGSTGRSLLQTNNGCPMSFESQNYTIITSRCKAPQYPPKECCDAFKEFACPFAVYINNQSTNCADAMFSYINLHGSYPAGLFGTECVKGKEGVSCEGVPGKHAGVPSGARRVQGSSRSLVPILCGLGALLFH, from the exons ATGGCGCTGACCCGTGGGTTCATCTTCCTCTTCCCCGTCGCCGTCCTGGCCGGACTCGCCTTCGCCTCCGCGTCGCCCTTAATGTCTG ACAGTGTATTGCAGGCCAGCACCGGATCTACAGGGAGGAGCTTGCTGCAGACCAATAATG GCTGCCCTATGAGCTTTGAGTCCCAGAACTATACAATCATCACAAGCAGGTGCAAAGCGCCACAGTATCCTCCTAAAGAATGCTGTGATGCTTTCAAGGAATTTGCATGCCCATTTGCCGTCTACATCAACAACCAGAGCACTAACTGTGCAGACGCTATGTTTTCCTACATCAACTTGCATGGCTCGTACCCAGCAGGCCTATTCGGCACCGAGTGCGTCAAAGGCAAGGAAGGGGTTTCCTGCGAAGGCGTCCCGGGGAAACATGCCGGCGTGCCAAGTGGCGCGCGGCGAGTTCAAGGGAGTTCCCGTTCTTTGGTTCCTATCTTGTGTGGGCTAGGAGCATTGTTGTTCCATTGA